From Pedosphaera parvula Ellin514, one genomic window encodes:
- the lpdA gene encoding dihydrolipoyl dehydrogenase, producing MEPIKTDIVVIGAGPGGYTAAFYAADLGKKVIMIERDKQLGGVCLNRGCIPSKALLNVAHTISLARESGHRGVVFQPPTIDTGKLRAWKDAVVQKLSGGVAALAKARGVQVIQGRGHFEDSETLRVETEEGQQFIKYEKAIIATGSKAAMPKAFDLGNPRVMTSTGALEVEEIPANLLVVGGGYIGMELGTLYAALGSKVVMVEALESILLGVDADLVRPVVAYAKKNFKELRLKAKVSVMATSGKQIKVKMEHEGKQAEELYDRVLVAVGRVPNADDLGLENTKVERDEKGFIKVNNQQQTADEMIYAIGDIAGGILLAHKAFREARNAVEVIVGESTAPAKFVIPAVVFTDPEVAWCGLTELEAKEQGIEVQVAKFPWGASGRALTFDRTDGLTKLIIEPGTERILGVGIVGVGAGELIAECVVAVEMGATAKDLALSVHPHPTLSETIMEAAEVFYGHATHTMARKKVEQSA from the coding sequence ATGGAACCGATCAAAACTGATATTGTGGTTATAGGCGCAGGACCAGGTGGCTACACTGCCGCTTTCTACGCCGCTGATTTGGGGAAGAAGGTCATCATGATCGAACGCGATAAGCAGTTGGGAGGTGTCTGCTTGAACCGTGGGTGTATCCCTTCGAAGGCACTGCTCAATGTGGCTCATACCATTAGCCTCGCCCGCGAGTCGGGGCACCGTGGAGTTGTCTTTCAACCACCAACGATCGACACGGGTAAACTCAGAGCCTGGAAGGATGCGGTGGTTCAAAAACTTTCCGGCGGTGTTGCCGCTCTGGCGAAAGCTCGTGGTGTACAAGTGATCCAGGGACGAGGTCACTTTGAAGATTCCGAAACGCTCCGAGTTGAAACGGAGGAGGGACAGCAGTTTATCAAATACGAAAAGGCAATCATTGCGACTGGATCGAAAGCAGCGATGCCGAAAGCATTTGATCTTGGAAACCCACGCGTCATGACCTCAACCGGGGCTTTGGAAGTTGAGGAGATTCCGGCAAATCTATTGGTCGTTGGTGGCGGTTATATCGGTATGGAATTAGGCACCCTGTATGCCGCTCTGGGGAGTAAAGTCGTAATGGTGGAAGCCCTGGAATCGATTTTGTTGGGCGTCGACGCGGATCTTGTCCGCCCGGTAGTTGCTTATGCCAAAAAGAATTTCAAGGAACTTCGGCTGAAGGCAAAAGTTTCGGTGATGGCAACGAGCGGCAAGCAGATTAAAGTGAAGATGGAACATGAGGGCAAGCAAGCCGAGGAACTTTATGACCGTGTTCTGGTTGCAGTCGGGCGCGTTCCAAATGCTGATGATTTAGGTTTGGAAAATACGAAGGTTGAACGCGATGAAAAGGGTTTCATCAAGGTGAATAATCAGCAGCAAACCGCTGACGAGATGATATATGCAATCGGAGATATTGCTGGCGGCATATTGCTGGCACATAAAGCCTTCCGCGAAGCCCGTAACGCTGTCGAAGTTATTGTCGGTGAATCCACGGCACCCGCGAAGTTTGTGATTCCGGCTGTTGTGTTTACAGACCCGGAGGTTGCGTGGTGCGGGTTGACTGAACTGGAAGCGAAGGAGCAGGGCATCGAAGTGCAGGTCGCCAAATTCCCTTGGGGAGCCTCCGGGCGCGCATTAACGTTTGATCGGACAGACGGGCTGACCAAATTAATTATTGAGCCGGGCACCGAGCGCATCCTGGGTGTGGGCATTGTTGGGGTGGGGGCAGGCGAACTGATTGCAGAATGTGTCGTAGCGGTGGAGATGGGCGCAACAGCCAAGGATCTGGCCCTAAGCGTGCATCCACATCCAACCCTTTCCGAGACAATTATGGAAGCTGCTGAAGTTTTTTATGGACATGCTACGCATACAATGGCTCGGAAGAAGGTTGAACAATCGGCTTAA
- a CDS encoding 2-oxo acid dehydrogenase subunit E2 yields the protein MDVKLPNLGEGADSGTVVNVLVKEGDKVEKDQPLIELENEKAVASIPSSASGVVSKIFVKSGDKISIGARLVSLDVGGGSGARDTTPVAKPAKQAPVPPPASAPEPEPMEEPAAEPVEELAEPGAIDNSEVAASPSIRNMANDLGIDLRRVKGTARGGRIIISDVRAYIQRLIKLARQPKPASVRPETPARRAPEQIDFSKWGEITRKPMTPLRKVISHRMLENWNTIPHVTQFDEADVSELLELRRKYVSVYEKKGARLTLTSFILKAAVIVLKKHAIFNASLDELNGEIIYKEYYHIGIAVDTEAGLMVPVIRDVDKKDLLQLSKDIEELARKARDRKVTAEELKGGTFTISNQGGIGGSFFTPIVNKPEVAILGLGKGSLKPVARNNMIEPRMMLPIGLSYDHRLIDGGTAARFTVDLIQAIENFNENEVKV from the coding sequence ATGGATGTTAAATTACCTAACTTGGGCGAGGGGGCCGATTCGGGCACCGTGGTTAATGTTTTGGTAAAGGAAGGCGATAAGGTTGAAAAGGACCAACCCCTCATTGAATTGGAAAATGAAAAGGCTGTTGCAAGCATCCCATCCTCGGCATCGGGTGTAGTAAGTAAAATCTTCGTTAAGAGCGGTGACAAGATCAGCATCGGCGCCAGATTGGTTTCATTGGACGTCGGGGGCGGAAGCGGCGCAAGGGATACAACTCCAGTTGCGAAACCGGCCAAACAAGCTCCAGTTCCTCCACCTGCTTCGGCGCCTGAGCCTGAACCAATGGAGGAACCGGCAGCAGAGCCGGTCGAGGAATTAGCCGAGCCGGGTGCGATCGATAATTCTGAAGTCGCCGCGTCTCCCTCCATCCGCAACATGGCAAATGATCTGGGGATTGATCTTCGACGAGTAAAGGGAACTGCGCGTGGCGGTCGGATCATCATTTCTGATGTTCGTGCTTATATTCAACGGCTGATCAAGTTGGCGCGACAACCGAAGCCTGCTTCGGTCAGGCCTGAGACTCCGGCCAGGCGTGCTCCTGAGCAGATCGATTTTTCCAAGTGGGGTGAAATTACCAGGAAGCCGATGACACCCCTTCGCAAAGTAATCAGTCATCGCATGCTGGAAAACTGGAATACCATTCCGCATGTGACCCAATTCGATGAGGCAGACGTATCCGAGCTGTTGGAATTGCGAAGGAAGTATGTCTCGGTTTATGAAAAGAAGGGTGCACGCCTGACGTTGACTTCTTTCATTTTGAAGGCAGCGGTTATTGTGTTAAAAAAGCACGCCATCTTCAACGCCAGCCTTGATGAGTTAAACGGGGAGATAATTTACAAAGAGTATTATCACATCGGCATCGCGGTCGATACCGAAGCAGGACTGATGGTGCCTGTCATCCGCGATGTGGATAAAAAAGACCTGCTTCAACTGTCAAAAGATATTGAAGAACTCGCAAGGAAAGCTCGCGACCGCAAGGTCACGGCAGAGGAATTAAAAGGTGGCACCTTTACAATCTCGAACCAGGGCGGCATCGGCGGCTCATTCTTTACACCAATCGTAAATAAACCCGAGGTAGCGATTCTTGGACTGGGCAAAGGCTCTCTGAAACCCGTGGCCAGAAACAACATGATCGAACCACGGATGATGTTGCCCATCGGGCTTTCGTATGATCATCGGCTGATTGATGGCGGAACTGCGGCACGATTCACCGTGGATTTGATCCAGGCAATCGAAAACTTCAACGAGAATGAAGTTAAAGTTTAA
- the aceE gene encoding pyruvate dehydrogenase (acetyl-transferring), homodimeric type yields MKLKSENSDERAAATQSHGHAVSATGKPGVQDWVEPLEAALELILRSQEPEKITRFLQRLAERLSESGVKVPPIVNTPYINTIPVERQPAYPGDWQTEVKIKSYIRWNAMAMVVNANRLHDGLGGHISTFASSATLYEVAFNHFFRGRTGDFPGDMIYFQGHASPGIYARAFLEHRLDERDLQNFRQELAEGGGLPSYPHPYLLPNFWQFPTVSMGLGPICSIYQARFNRYLRARGFLKDEEPKVWCFIGDGETDEPETLGPLTLGARENLDNLIWVINCNLQRLDGPVRGNGKIIQELEGLFTGAGWNVIKVIWGSDWDELLAKDKTGLLIKRMDEVVDGDYQKYSVEPGSYTRKHFFGKYPELLPLVNHLSDEQIRKLLRGGHDTRKMFAAYRAAMEHKGSPTVILAKTIKGYGLGEAGEGRNITHQQKKLNEKELREFRTRFKIPINDEEVAEAPFYRPDVESSEHKYLMERRKALGGFLPQRQVSAPALEVPKQEFFVELLKGGSSNSTTSSFGRILAMLLRHKLIGKNIVPIIPDEARTFGLDALFKDIGIYSPKGQLYEPVDKDSLLYYHESRDGQILEEGITEAGSMSSLIAAGTAYASLGVNMIPFYIYYSMFGFQRVGDLMWLAGDIRAKGFLLGATYGRTTLNGEGLQHQDGHSLLLASTIPTLLAYDAAFGYEVATIITEGLHRMYEKGEEILYYLTLYNERYPMPAMPAGVREGILKGLYKFKTGPEKLKHKAHIFGSGPIINEALRAQTILADDYNVSADVWSATSYKSLRNDALGVKRWNMLHPAENPKLSYVENVLVNEKGPFIAVSDTMKSVPDQIAPWVPGGLVTLGTDGFGRSDTRARLRRFFEIDAELVVIATLHALAGKGLIEKGLVAQAIKDLNC; encoded by the coding sequence GTGAAATTGAAGAGCGAAAATTCTGACGAGCGGGCAGCAGCGACTCAATCTCATGGACACGCCGTGTCTGCGACTGGCAAACCCGGTGTTCAGGATTGGGTCGAGCCACTGGAAGCAGCCTTGGAGCTGATTTTGAGGAGCCAGGAGCCCGAAAAAATTACACGCTTTCTGCAAAGACTTGCCGAACGTCTAAGTGAATCAGGAGTCAAGGTTCCGCCGATCGTAAACACACCCTACATTAACACTATTCCTGTAGAACGACAGCCCGCCTATCCCGGAGATTGGCAAACGGAGGTAAAAATCAAAAGCTATATCCGCTGGAACGCCATGGCCATGGTGGTGAATGCGAACCGACTACATGACGGTTTGGGGGGACATATCTCAACATTTGCATCCTCGGCCACCCTGTACGAGGTGGCTTTCAACCATTTCTTCCGCGGCCGAACGGGGGATTTTCCAGGGGACATGATTTATTTTCAAGGTCACGCCTCGCCCGGTATTTATGCCCGTGCTTTCCTGGAGCATCGTTTGGACGAAAGGGATTTGCAAAATTTCCGTCAGGAACTCGCGGAAGGTGGCGGCCTGCCCTCCTATCCTCATCCTTATTTGTTGCCGAATTTTTGGCAGTTCCCAACGGTCTCGATGGGACTTGGTCCAATCTGCTCAATCTATCAGGCTCGCTTTAACAGGTACCTAAGAGCGCGTGGTTTTTTGAAGGATGAAGAGCCAAAGGTCTGGTGTTTCATTGGCGATGGCGAAACCGATGAACCGGAAACACTCGGACCTCTTACCTTGGGGGCTCGTGAAAATTTGGACAATTTGATTTGGGTCATCAATTGCAATCTGCAGCGATTGGACGGGCCGGTGCGTGGCAATGGCAAAATCATTCAGGAACTGGAAGGATTGTTTACCGGAGCTGGCTGGAACGTGATCAAAGTCATTTGGGGTTCCGATTGGGATGAATTGCTGGCCAAGGATAAAACCGGCTTGCTGATCAAACGCATGGACGAAGTGGTGGATGGCGATTATCAAAAGTACTCCGTCGAACCCGGCAGTTACACACGCAAACATTTCTTTGGCAAATATCCTGAATTGCTGCCATTGGTTAATCACCTGAGTGACGAGCAAATTCGCAAGTTGCTCCGTGGAGGTCATGACACTCGCAAGATGTTCGCCGCCTACAGGGCAGCGATGGAGCATAAGGGATCGCCTACTGTAATTCTGGCCAAGACCATCAAAGGCTACGGTTTGGGTGAAGCTGGTGAAGGCAGAAACATCACTCATCAGCAGAAAAAGCTGAACGAAAAAGAACTGCGAGAGTTTCGCACACGCTTCAAGATTCCGATAAATGATGAAGAAGTGGCCGAGGCTCCATTCTATCGGCCCGACGTGGAAAGTTCCGAGCACAAATATTTGATGGAACGTCGGAAGGCACTCGGCGGTTTTCTGCCTCAGCGGCAGGTTTCAGCACCGGCTTTGGAGGTTCCCAAACAGGAGTTTTTCGTTGAACTGCTCAAAGGCGGAAGTTCCAACAGCACCACCAGTTCCTTCGGACGTATTCTGGCGATGTTACTGCGCCATAAGTTAATTGGTAAAAACATTGTTCCCATTATTCCTGACGAAGCGCGCACATTCGGGTTGGACGCCCTTTTTAAGGACATCGGCATTTATTCACCCAAGGGGCAGCTTTATGAGCCGGTGGACAAGGATTCGCTGCTCTATTACCACGAAAGCCGGGACGGACAGATTCTTGAGGAGGGAATTACTGAAGCGGGTTCGATGTCTTCCTTGATTGCAGCTGGCACCGCGTACGCGAGCCTCGGCGTGAACATGATTCCATTTTACATTTACTATTCGATGTTTGGATTCCAGCGTGTTGGGGATTTAATGTGGCTCGCCGGAGATATCAGGGCCAAGGGCTTTCTGTTGGGTGCGACCTATGGTCGAACGACGTTGAACGGTGAAGGCTTGCAACATCAAGATGGTCACAGTCTCTTGTTGGCCAGCACCATCCCAACACTCCTGGCCTATGATGCAGCTTTCGGTTATGAAGTGGCCACTATCATCACTGAGGGCCTTCATCGGATGTATGAAAAGGGGGAGGAGATTCTATATTATCTTACCCTTTATAATGAGAGGTATCCGATGCCAGCGATGCCGGCAGGCGTCCGGGAAGGAATTCTCAAGGGACTTTATAAATTCAAAACCGGTCCTGAAAAGCTGAAGCACAAGGCCCACATTTTTGGCAGTGGTCCCATTATTAATGAAGCTTTGCGTGCCCAAACCATTTTGGCCGATGACTACAATGTTTCGGCCGATGTCTGGAGTGCAACCAGTTATAAGTCCTTACGGAACGATGCATTGGGAGTGAAGCGTTGGAACATGTTGCATCCGGCTGAAAATCCGAAGCTCTCCTATGTTGAGAATGTGCTGGTGAATGAAAAGGGTCCCTTTATAGCTGTATCGGATACCATGAAGAGTGTTCCCGATCAGATCGCTCCATGGGTGCCTGGCGGATTGGTGACATTGGGCACTGACGGTTTTGGTCGCAGCGATACGCGTGCCCGTCTGCGCCGGTTTTTCGAAATCGATGCAGAGTTGGTGGTGATCGCAACTCTCCATGCGTTAGCCGGGAAAGGTCTGATTGAAAAAGGGTTGGTTGCGCAGGCGATCAAAGATTTAAATTGTTGA
- a CDS encoding lipoate--protein ligase family protein, whose translation MKYLDLTLPTPAENLACEEALLDYCEQGREEELLRFWEPRQHFVVLGYANKAATEVNLKACETNLVPVLRRCSGGGTVLQGPGCLNYSLVLRIQRGSALATISDTNTYIMKQQLKALQPLLSTSSSVQGHTDLAINNVKFSGNAQRRKRHFLIFHGTILLNFDLPLIENLLAMPSKQPDYRQNRRHSDFLTNLNLPVETVKHAIQRTWAVTEPLTDWPQEQTADLVLNKYSTDEWNLRF comes from the coding sequence ATGAAATACCTCGATCTTACTTTGCCAACACCCGCGGAGAACCTGGCGTGCGAAGAAGCACTGCTGGACTACTGCGAACAGGGCCGGGAAGAGGAGTTGCTCCGCTTTTGGGAACCACGGCAACACTTTGTTGTTCTGGGATACGCCAACAAGGCGGCGACGGAAGTGAATCTGAAGGCCTGTGAAACCAACCTGGTTCCAGTTCTAAGAAGGTGCAGTGGAGGCGGAACAGTGCTCCAAGGCCCGGGATGCTTGAATTATTCTCTCGTGCTCCGGATTCAAAGAGGGTCTGCGCTGGCAACCATTTCGGACACCAATACTTACATAATGAAGCAACAACTCAAGGCCTTACAGCCCTTGTTGTCAACCTCCAGCAGCGTGCAGGGGCATACCGATTTGGCGATCAACAACGTCAAGTTTTCCGGAAATGCCCAACGACGTAAACGCCACTTTCTAATTTTTCATGGAACGATCCTATTGAATTTTGACCTGCCGCTCATCGAAAACCTGCTTGCGATGCCTTCGAAACAGCCGGATTACCGTCAGAACCGTCGGCATTCGGATTTCCTGACCAATCTAAACCTGCCTGTAGAGACAGTGAAACACGCCATACAAAGAACATGGGCCGTAACTGAGCCGTTGACCGATTGGCCGCAGGAGCAGACGGCAGACCTCGTATTGAACAAATATTCGACCGATGAGTGGAACCTCAGGTTTTAG
- a CDS encoding BON domain-containing protein: MKNFLLGSFFALILVGVAIWYYADVRKNPDAERAKSQIQSTASDVKNSVQSKLDSWNLHPETIKEELARTGKVVRQKTGEVSEQIADASADARITAAIKAKLVADRDLSALGISVNTTAGVVTLSGTVSSTENIQKAILLTMDTQGVKKVESTLQVKGG; the protein is encoded by the coding sequence ATGAAGAATTTTTTACTTGGTTCGTTTTTCGCACTGATTCTTGTTGGTGTGGCCATATGGTATTATGCTGATGTACGCAAAAATCCTGATGCAGAGCGCGCAAAAAGCCAGATTCAATCGACCGCCTCCGATGTGAAGAACTCGGTTCAGAGCAAGTTGGATTCCTGGAACTTGCACCCGGAGACCATTAAGGAAGAACTTGCCCGCACGGGAAAGGTGGTTCGGCAGAAGACCGGTGAAGTGAGTGAACAAATTGCCGACGCTAGTGCTGACGCCCGGATCACTGCCGCCATCAAAGCCAAATTAGTCGCTGATCGGGATCTATCTGCCTTGGGTATTTCCGTGAACACGACTGCCGGGGTGGTCACGCTATCTGGAACCGTTTCTTCGACTGAGAATATTCAAAAGGCCATTTTATTGACAATGGATACTCAAGGAGTAAAGAAAGTTGAATCCACTTTGCAGGTCAAAGGCGGCTAA
- a CDS encoding 2-oxoglutarate dehydrogenase E1 component encodes MNQPEPSPASSNLAFLEGIYADYLQDPNSVSPEWQDYFHNFLNGEAKTATSRLGPSFQTRSLFNPPAREVTGGETTATVVQTGNLQERVIQMIRNFRVRGHRIAQIDPLGQSRPCPPELDVYLYGFSESELNTSLPIETLQCDGPLTVRQIIERLQSTYCKSIGVQYMHIDDLAIRRWLQKRMEGTANRLELSRQAQLRILTRLTDAVTLEEFIRRKFIGAKSFSLEGSESLIPLLDLAIEKAGEQGIKEIVFGMAHRGRLNVLANIIGKNPREIFREFADKDPELYRGGGDVKYHLGYSGDWTTEAGKQIHLSLCFNPSHLEFVNPVAMGRTRAKQDRAADTERNQGMNLLIHGDAAFPGEGVIQETLNLSLLPGYAVGGTLHIVVNNQIGFTTSPKESRSSLYATDVAKMLQSPIFHVNGEDPEAVAQVVHLAMEFRHTFKRDVFIDMYAYRRLGHNEGDEPTFTQPVLYRAIEQRKPVREGYLEHLLKLEGIKREEADKIAAERRERLEKELSASSSPEFKRVDQSLHGLWSGYVGGEDATSAEPDTGIDKSKLSSLLEKQTNLPPDFHAHPKIERFIESRREMAKGQHPIDWSAAEALAFASLSADGHRVRLSGQDSGRGTFSHRHAVLYDYNNGNSFIPLQHLSPDQAKVEIINSPLSETGVLGFDYGYSLDCPNGLVLWEAQFGDFVNAAQVIIDQFIVSAEDKWHRLSGLVMLLPHGFEGSGPEHSSARLERFLALAAEDNIQVVYPTTAAQYFHMLRRQVKRNWRKPLIVMTPKSLLRDPRVASNLEELARGKFQRIIPDPMPPQAVKRILLCTGKIYYELEKQRTDLKRNDVAIIRLEQLYPINLEGFESILGKYPKGTSAFWVQEEPENMGAWRYLRAKFGETLFKKFPFSGIYRPASASPATGSMNSHKIEQKELLAEAFSEAKVS; translated from the coding sequence ATGAACCAGCCTGAACCATCACCAGCCAGCAGTAATCTTGCTTTTCTAGAGGGCATTTACGCCGATTATCTTCAAGATCCAAATTCCGTTTCGCCAGAGTGGCAGGATTATTTTCACAACTTCCTGAATGGAGAGGCTAAGACTGCCACCTCGCGCCTTGGCCCGTCGTTTCAGACCAGAAGTTTATTTAATCCTCCTGCCCGTGAAGTGACAGGTGGCGAAACCACCGCTACGGTAGTACAGACTGGAAATCTACAGGAACGCGTTATCCAGATGATTCGCAACTTTCGGGTGCGGGGACACCGAATTGCGCAGATTGATCCACTTGGGCAATCACGCCCCTGCCCGCCTGAATTGGATGTTTACCTGTACGGCTTCTCGGAGTCCGAACTAAACACCTCGCTGCCGATTGAAACGTTACAATGTGATGGCCCGCTTACCGTACGCCAAATTATTGAGCGCCTGCAGAGCACCTATTGCAAATCCATCGGCGTTCAATACATGCACATTGATGACCTGGCTATCCGCCGGTGGTTGCAAAAGCGGATGGAGGGAACAGCAAACCGATTGGAACTGAGTCGCCAGGCTCAACTGCGAATTCTGACCCGCCTTACGGATGCAGTGACACTCGAAGAATTTATCCGCCGCAAATTTATTGGTGCGAAAAGTTTTTCCCTGGAAGGCTCGGAAAGTCTCATTCCATTGCTGGACCTGGCCATCGAGAAGGCGGGTGAACAAGGCATCAAGGAAATCGTGTTTGGCATGGCCCATCGCGGCCGCCTAAACGTGCTGGCCAACATCATCGGCAAGAATCCACGCGAAATTTTCCGCGAATTTGCGGACAAGGATCCTGAACTATATCGCGGTGGTGGTGATGTGAAGTACCATCTTGGCTACAGCGGCGATTGGACCACCGAGGCAGGGAAGCAGATCCATCTCTCGCTCTGTTTTAATCCCAGCCACCTGGAATTTGTAAATCCAGTGGCCATGGGCCGTACAAGGGCCAAGCAGGATCGCGCTGCCGATACTGAACGCAATCAAGGAATGAATCTTTTGATTCATGGTGACGCTGCTTTTCCAGGTGAAGGTGTCATTCAGGAAACACTAAATTTAAGCCTATTACCCGGGTACGCTGTGGGGGGTACGCTTCATATTGTTGTTAACAATCAGATTGGATTCACCACTTCCCCAAAGGAGTCTCGCTCCAGCTTGTACGCCACCGATGTGGCCAAGATGTTGCAAAGCCCGATATTTCATGTAAACGGCGAAGATCCCGAGGCGGTGGCACAGGTTGTTCATCTCGCGATGGAGTTCCGGCATACATTCAAGCGCGATGTCTTCATTGACATGTACGCCTACCGTCGTCTCGGTCATAATGAAGGAGATGAGCCAACCTTTACTCAGCCGGTACTTTATAGAGCGATCGAGCAACGCAAGCCTGTTCGTGAAGGTTATTTGGAACACCTGTTAAAGCTGGAAGGCATCAAGCGCGAGGAAGCGGACAAGATTGCAGCTGAACGGCGCGAGCGTCTGGAAAAGGAATTATCGGCTTCGAGCAGCCCGGAATTCAAGCGCGTGGACCAGAGCCTTCACGGACTATGGAGCGGGTACGTCGGTGGAGAGGATGCGACGAGCGCCGAGCCTGACACCGGTATTGATAAGTCAAAACTTTCCTCTCTGCTGGAAAAGCAAACCAATCTGCCTCCAGATTTCCATGCGCATCCAAAAATCGAGCGCTTTATTGAAAGTCGTCGAGAGATGGCCAAGGGTCAGCACCCAATCGATTGGTCTGCCGCGGAAGCATTGGCGTTTGCAAGTTTGTCCGCTGACGGGCACCGCGTACGTCTGAGCGGCCAGGATAGCGGACGCGGCACATTCAGTCATCGCCACGCCGTGCTTTACGATTACAATAACGGGAATTCTTTTATCCCTCTGCAGCATCTTAGTCCGGATCAAGCCAAAGTGGAGATCATTAACAGCCCTCTTTCAGAGACGGGCGTTCTCGGATTTGATTACGGTTACAGTTTGGATTGTCCGAATGGCTTAGTGCTCTGGGAAGCTCAATTTGGCGATTTTGTAAATGCTGCCCAGGTTATCATTGATCAATTCATTGTAAGTGCTGAAGACAAATGGCATCGGCTTTCCGGACTGGTCATGCTCCTGCCGCACGGGTTCGAAGGCAGTGGACCGGAACATTCCAGTGCACGATTGGAGCGATTTCTGGCACTGGCTGCAGAAGACAACATTCAAGTAGTCTACCCCACGACAGCGGCCCAATATTTTCACATGCTCCGACGACAGGTGAAACGCAATTGGCGAAAGCCCTTGATTGTGATGACGCCGAAGAGCTTGCTCCGTGACCCACGCGTGGCTTCCAACTTGGAAGAACTGGCTCGTGGCAAGTTTCAACGCATCATTCCGGACCCCATGCCTCCTCAAGCCGTTAAACGCATCCTGTTGTGCACCGGGAAAATTTATTACGAGCTTGAGAAGCAACGGACCGATTTGAAACGCAATGATGTTGCGATCATTCGCCTGGAGCAGCTCTACCCAATCAATCTGGAAGGTTTTGAATCCATTTTAGGGAAATATCCGAAAGGGACGTCCGCATTTTGGGTGCAGGAGGAACCTGAGAATATGGGAGCCTGGCGTTATCTGAGGGCAAAGTTTGGAGAGACGCTTTTCAAGAAATTTCCTTTTTCTGGAATCTATCGGCCTGCATCAGCAAGTCCGGCAACGGGTTCGATGAATTCTCACAAAATCGAGCAAAAGGAATTGCTCGCGGAAGCTTTTTCAGAAGCTAAAGTGTCGTAA
- the odhB gene encoding 2-oxoglutarate dehydrogenase complex dihydrolipoyllysine-residue succinyltransferase has product MSIELKVPAVGESISEVEIGEWLKPEGATVGKDENVVTLESEKATVELPSPVTGKITKILKQKGETASVGEVIGYLDEVAAGPAKAPEAKPAPAKESTGNGHQKSAERETKPFVMPAAQREMAAQHLKPEEVKGTGPGGRVLKEDVQWAAGQPKPEPQKPSAPQPAPAGGREEEVVPMTPLRRAVAKHLVEAQQNAALLTTFNEVDMSAVMLLRKEYQETFQAKYGIKLGFMSFFVKASIDALKLVPQVNAEIRGNNIVYRNYFDVGVAIGGGKGLVVPIIRSAERLSFAEIELAIAEFGKRAKDNKLKPDELQGGTFTISNGGVYGSLLSTPIVNPPQSGILGLHAIQERPIALQGQVVIRPMMYIALTYDHRIVDGREAVTFLKRIKEIVEAPTRMLLEV; this is encoded by the coding sequence ATGTCGATTGAACTGAAAGTTCCGGCGGTAGGGGAATCGATTAGTGAAGTGGAAATAGGCGAGTGGCTGAAGCCTGAAGGGGCGACAGTGGGCAAAGATGAAAACGTTGTTACGTTGGAATCTGAAAAAGCCACAGTTGAACTCCCCTCGCCTGTTACTGGCAAAATCACCAAAATTTTGAAGCAGAAGGGAGAGACTGCTTCAGTGGGTGAAGTCATCGGTTACTTGGACGAAGTTGCCGCGGGACCGGCAAAGGCGCCAGAAGCAAAACCTGCACCGGCGAAGGAATCCACTGGCAACGGGCATCAGAAGAGTGCTGAACGTGAAACCAAACCCTTCGTAATGCCTGCTGCCCAGAGAGAGATGGCAGCTCAGCATTTGAAACCGGAAGAGGTCAAAGGAACTGGCCCTGGCGGGCGGGTTTTGAAAGAGGATGTCCAATGGGCTGCCGGACAACCGAAGCCGGAGCCGCAAAAGCCTTCAGCACCTCAGCCTGCGCCAGCAGGCGGTCGTGAAGAGGAAGTTGTGCCGATGACGCCATTGCGGCGCGCGGTGGCAAAGCATTTGGTGGAAGCACAGCAGAACGCCGCCCTGCTAACTACTTTCAACGAGGTCGACATGAGTGCTGTCATGTTACTCCGCAAGGAATATCAGGAAACTTTTCAGGCGAAATATGGCATCAAACTGGGTTTCATGTCCTTTTTCGTGAAGGCTTCAATCGATGCGCTCAAACTGGTTCCGCAGGTAAACGCGGAGATTCGTGGAAACAACATTGTTTACCGCAACTATTTTGATGTTGGGGTCGCCATCGGTGGAGGCAAAGGATTGGTGGTTCCCATCATACGAAGCGCCGAACGTCTCAGCTTTGCAGAAATAGAGTTGGCGATTGCTGAATTTGGAAAGCGCGCCAAGGACAACAAGCTCAAGCCGGATGAATTACAAGGCGGAACCTTTACCATTAGCAACGGCGGTGTTTATGGTTCGCTGCTTTCCACCCCGATTGTAAATCCACCCCAAAGCGGAATACTTGGACTGCACGCGATCCAGGAACGTCCGATAGCTCTTCAAGGTCAGGTCGTGATCCGTCCGATGATGTATATTGCCCTGACCTACGATCATCGCATCGTGGATGGTCGTGAAGCCGTGACCTTTTTAAAGCGCATCAAGGAGATTGTTGAAGCGCCCACGCGAATGCTTCTCGAAGTTTAG